The stretch of DNA AAAATTAGACAAAATAAACTTGAGTTACAACCGAATAAAACCACTACGTAGGAGAAAACGATGGGAATCTCTCGGAAAGGCCTGGAAATACGTATCGGGAAGCCCTGATGCAGACGACCTTAAGATTATAAATTCgtcattaaattcattaattagcGAGAATAACAAGCAAATAAGAATCAATAGTGCTTTCGATTCACGAATGAGCAACATTACAAAAGCAATTAACGTCATACTGGAAAATGAGGAAAATGTAATACATTCCTTAGAGGGCTTTGATGTATTAgaattaatattcaaaattgatgAGCTATTATACTACTTAGACATAATCGAAGAGGCGATCACACTAGCGAGACGGAGTATCCCAAGCAGCCGCATCATTCACCTCGACGAATTGGAAACCATTCATCATTCCCTCATTAATGACGGTTTCGGGCTTAACTCGGTCGATAGCATACTTAGTACTGCCAATGCCTACGCAGTATTaaacaacgaaattttcatGTACATACTGAAGATACCCAGGATCAAAAATGTACAGTACACCCTCAACTTCATTGAACCAGTCATTGTAGATCACCACAGAGTCCACCTACAAACACAGTTTTATTTGAAAGGACAGAAATCATTCATGTTAAAAAGCGCTTGTTCCAAAGCCAACGCCATGTTTATATGTTCCTCAACGGATCTAGAACC from Toxorhynchites rutilus septentrionalis strain SRP chromosome 3, ASM2978413v1, whole genome shotgun sequence encodes:
- the LOC129778414 gene encoding uncharacterized protein LOC129778414 isoform X2, with amino-acid sequence MERLSNQTPFKSIVKAKLDKINLSYNRIKPLRRRKRWESLGKAWKYVSGSPDADDLKIINSSLNSLISENNKQIRINSAFDSRMSNITKAINVILENEENVIHSLEGFDVLELIFKIDELLYYLDIIEEAITLARRSIPSSRIIHLDELETIHHSLINDGFGLNSVDSILSTANAYAVLNNEIFMYILKIPRIKNVQYTLNFIEPVIVDHHRVHLQTQFYLKGQKSFMLKSACSKANAMFICSSTDLEPLTGCMQQLVSGNTAECPIERTYGNKTIRKINDGNIVVNAINVTLSSNCSVTQRTLQGSFLIQYSNCTLKLDDEEYVNTNMEIQPFIPTTGLKPKTSIGNFISWDG
- the LOC129778414 gene encoding uncharacterized protein LOC129778414 isoform X1, which produces MERLSNQTPFKSIVKAKLDKINLSYNRIKPLRRRKRWESLGKAWKYVSGSPDADDLKIINSSLNSLISENNKQIRINSAFDSRMSNITKAINVILENEENVIHSLEGFDVLELIFKIDELLYYLDIIEEAITLARRSIPSSRIIHLDELETIHHSLINDGFGLNSVDSILSTANAYAVLNNEIFMYILKIPRIKNVQYTLNFIEPVIVDHHRVHLQTQFYLKGQKSFMLKSACSKANAMFICSSTDLEPLTGCMQQLVSGNTAECPIERTYGNKTIRKINDGNIVVNAINVTLSSNCSVTQRTLQGSFLIQYSNCTLKLDDEEYVNTNMEIQPFIPTTGLKVNPTKLFNHIPLEHLQELHMEQRNHITHLNLTAENLHWKLHFLGWIASVISSTLLICILGSSIIIVLKFAAWKTLLTNSKPEVIEQDTIASTEAHPESREVPLILQQ